The Dehalobacter sp. DCM sequence CATAGAGATCGCTCCATATCTTTGTTAACAGGTCATCCCGGGAAAAGACGATTCCGGCATTCGCCGCAAGAAACAACAAAATTTCGTATTCTTTCATGGTAAGATCGACTATTTTGCCTTCCTTCCGGACTTCCCGCATTTCGGGATTGATTTCCAGCGTACCGAAAACAAGCTGACTGCATGACGCTTCGGCAGAAGGTCTTACGCGTCGCAGGCACGCGTTGATTCGGGCGATAAGTTCGTGCTTGTCAAACGGCTTGGTGATATAATCATCCGCCCCCATCTCCAGGGCAAGCACCGTATCAAGTTTGTCATTGTTGCAAGTTAGGATAAAGATGGGAGTATCGTGATGAACCGGATGCTTCCGGATCTGTTTCAAGAGTTCAAATCCATTGATGTCCGGCAGGTTAAGGTCTAAAATAACCGCGCTTATTTTCGGGTCGGTCAGACAAAAATCGGCTTCCTCGCCGCTTCGCGCTTTGACCACTGAAAAAAAGTAGCTCTCCAGAACATATCCAATCAAATTCAGTGTGACACTATCATCTTCAATGATTAAAATACTTTTTCTGTTACTCATATACCTTACAATATAATACAATTTTAGGTAAAATGCGATATTATTCTCTAAAATTTTGCAGCTTTTTAGCAAATAGAGAATTTATATATTGCCATGCCGTAGAAGATATTTTTAACTGAACATGTTAAACGTCACAACAAGGTAAATACTTCAAAAAATCACCACCACCCGCCAGGTGGTTTTCGTTAGACAATAAAAAAACCGTTCTTTGCGAGAACGGTTTCAGTAATATCATTCTATTTTAGAACAGTCGTGCCATAGCTATAAATATCTGGGGCAAGATAAGACTTCTGATCAAGTACAAGGCTAAAACGGCAAAGAATGGGGAGAAATCCACCATCATGCCGGGTCCGCCCAGCCTGATTTTTCTAAATGGGGCTACTATTGGTTCTGTAATATTATAAATTAAGAGCACAAATTTATTTCTGGGGGATAATGGTATCCAGGAAAGAAAACAGCGGATAATCACAGCCCATTCCAGAATAAGTAAAACTAACATAAGGATCTGGTAAATCCAAGTCAGAATAGAAATTCGTATTACCTCCTCAGTCGCAATCAACCATTAATCTTGGGCCACAAAATTTCCCTTTCCGATGTCGTTGCCTTATAATTGAGCTCGCCGCTGATGTCCACATTGTTTGGAACAAACAGGAATATTCCGTTGCCGACCTTTTGCATGTTTCCGCCTAAAGCATAGGTTGTCCCGCTGATGAAGTCAACAATACGCTGCGACAGATTTGAGTCGGTTCTTTCCAAATTGAGTATGACCGATTTCCGTGCTTTTAAGTGCTCGGCAATACCTTGACATTCTTCAAAGGATACCGGTTCCACGACGATAACGCGAACTTGTTTTTGCGTATGGATACTGACAACCGGTGCTTGTTTCCGTTTAAATGCACT is a genomic window containing:
- a CDS encoding response regulator transcription factor, translating into MSNRKSILIIEDDSVTLNLIGYVLESYFFSVVKARSGEEADFCLTDPKISAVILDLNLPDINGFELLKQIRKHPVHHDTPIFILTCNNDKLDTVLALEMGADDYITKPFDKHELIARINACLRRVRPSAEASCSQLVFGTLEINPEMREVRKEGKIVDLTMKEYEILLFLAANAGIVFSRDDLLTKIWSDLYVTESRTIDMHISAIRKKIGDNEQNGHYIETVRGVGYRFRR
- a CDS encoding YggT family protein, which produces MLVLLILEWAVIIRCFLSWIPLSPRNKFVLLIYNITEPIVAPFRKIRLGGPGMMVDFSPFFAVLALYLIRSLILPQIFIAMARLF
- a CDS encoding cell division protein SepF, whose product is MAKILDKFIGIMGFGDDDQEDFEPEEMDEGYSSRTEKYRNNNYRESALREPDPDAFNREMKDSAFKRKQAPVVSIHTQKQVRVIVVEPVSFEECQGIAEHLKARKSVILNLERTDSNLSQRIVDFISGTTYALGGNMQKVGNGIFLFVPNNVDISGELNYKATTSEREILWPKING